One Pseudomonas rhizophila DNA window includes the following coding sequences:
- a CDS encoding DUF58 domain-containing protein, with product MKPARLLLTWLAILLALGIVLGALRALGVAVPSMLLSIHWGLLLALLALAILDAVRLKRLPSPRVQRQMPGSLALGRWSEVRLQISHDFAQPLNVQVFDHVPDGLDFESLPLSVELQPGQHSQVGYRLRPLKRGHFSFEHCEISLPSPLGLWAGKRLLDALDHTRVYPDFARLYDGQLLAVDNWLSQLGIRQRQRRGQGQEFHQLREFREGDSLRQIDWKATARHRTPIAREYEDERDQQIIFLLDCGRRMRSQDGELAHFDHALNACLLLSYTALRQGDAVGLSTFASEQPRYLAPVKGTGQLNVLLNTVYDLDSSQRPADYQAAVTQLLTRQKRRALVVLVTNLRDEDDEELLAAVKRLGQQHRVLVASLREEALDRLRQTPVQTLPEALTYCGTVDYLNARAELHERLSAHGVAVLQARPGELGAELVTLYLGWKKAGNL from the coding sequence ATGAAACCCGCGCGCCTACTGCTGACCTGGCTCGCCATTCTGCTGGCCCTCGGCATCGTGCTGGGCGCGTTGCGGGCGCTGGGCGTTGCGGTTCCATCGATGTTGCTGTCGATCCACTGGGGGTTGCTGCTGGCCCTTCTGGCCCTGGCAATACTTGATGCCGTACGCCTCAAGCGCTTGCCCTCGCCCCGGGTGCAACGGCAGATGCCCGGCAGCCTGGCACTGGGTCGCTGGAGCGAAGTGCGGCTACAGATCAGCCATGACTTTGCGCAGCCGCTGAATGTTCAGGTCTTCGATCACGTCCCCGACGGCCTGGACTTCGAAAGCCTCCCCTTGTCGGTCGAGCTGCAACCCGGTCAACACAGCCAGGTTGGCTACCGCCTGCGCCCGCTCAAGCGCGGTCACTTCAGCTTTGAACACTGCGAAATCAGCCTGCCCAGCCCATTGGGCCTGTGGGCCGGCAAACGTCTGCTGGACGCCCTCGACCACACCCGCGTCTACCCGGATTTCGCCAGACTCTACGACGGTCAACTGCTGGCGGTGGACAACTGGCTCAGCCAATTGGGTATCCGCCAGCGCCAACGGCGCGGCCAGGGGCAGGAGTTTCATCAACTGCGCGAATTTCGCGAAGGCGACAGCCTGCGCCAGATCGACTGGAAGGCCACTGCCCGCCATCGCACACCGATTGCCCGGGAGTACGAAGACGAGCGCGACCAGCAGATCATCTTCCTGCTCGATTGCGGCCGGCGCATGCGCAGCCAGGACGGCGAGCTGGCGCACTTCGACCACGCCCTCAACGCCTGCCTGCTGCTCAGCTACACCGCGCTGCGCCAGGGTGACGCCGTGGGCCTGAGCACCTTCGCCAGCGAACAGCCACGCTACCTCGCACCGGTCAAAGGCACCGGTCAACTCAACGTGTTGCTCAACACCGTGTACGACCTGGACAGCAGCCAACGCCCGGCCGACTACCAGGCCGCCGTCACCCAACTGCTGACCCGGCAAAAGCGCCGAGCCCTGGTGGTGCTGGTGACCAACCTTCGCGATGAAGACGATGAAGAGCTGCTGGCCGCCGTCAAACGCCTGGGCCAACAGCATCGGGTTCTGGTGGCGAGCCTGCGGGAAGAGGCACTCGACCGCTTACGCCAGACACCGGTGCAAACCCTGCCCGAAGCCCTGACCTATTGCGGGACAGTGGATTATTTGAACGCCCGGGCCGAATTGCATGAGCGCTTGAGTGCCCATGGGGTGGCGGTGCTGCAAGCCCGGCCCGGGGAGTTGGGGGCCGAGCTGGTGACGTTGTATCTGGGGTGGAAGAAGGCGGGGAATTTGTAG